Part of the Brevibacillus brevis genome is shown below.
TTTTTCACAAATGGAATTGTCCCTTTTTTTGGATGATTGGGATTATTTTGTCGTTACCTTGAGAGTACATTGGAAACGCTTACTCGTGCAAGAACACGGAATAACGCGAAAACGCACAGACGCTTTCATTGGATAAAGTACGCAATCGAGCGTTTGCTTGGTACAATATGGATACCCAAACGGGCAAGAAAGGGGCAGTCCAACCATGAGCGAATGGAGTACAAAAGCTGCGGAGCAATGGGACCAATTTGCTTCAGACTGGCATTCGAACAGCGATACTATGTGGGAAAAAGGAAGTCGGCGTACCATCCTGCCTTTTTTTGAGCGCCAAGTGTCGCCTGCAGACGGTCCCATTCTCGATGCAGGCTGTGCGGATGGCTACGCAAGCTGCAAGCTGGCCACCCTTGGATACAACGTTGAAGGGGTAGACATTGCCGGGGAAATGATTCGCCTTGCCAATGACCGGGCAAAACAGGCCGGGTTGGCTATTCCCTTCCAGACCGGGGATATCAGCCGATTGCCTTTTGCGGATGACACGTTCGCCGGCGTCCTGTCCATCAACGTAGTCGAATTCACTCCGTCTCCACTGAAGGCGATTCGCGAGCTTCGGCGTGTGCTTATACCCGGAGGAGTTCTTGTGCTCGGCATCCTGGGGCCGACGGCTGGTCCCCGCGCTCACAGCTACCGCCGTTTGTACGACGAACAGACGATCCAAAACACGATGATGCCATGGGAAGCCAAACAGCTCGCTACGGAAAACGGCTTTCAGCTTCTGGAGGAAGAGCCTGTCTACAAGGAAGGCGTGACACCTGACATCGCGGGCCGCCTTCGGGTGGAGCTGCGCGAGGCTGTCAGCTTTTTGACCGTGTTTGCTCTCCAAAAAGTCGAAGCCTGACCGCTCACCCGCCAGGCCGAGCGCAGGATCGCAATCCGGAAGAAAATTTTCCCTTTTTATAGCAAAATATGCAAAACATGTATTCGAACCTCCCTTTCGGAAAAACAGGCGGCCGCATGATAGAGTGCTGCCTCCCACACAAGAAAAGGGCAGCCTTCTCGTCATCGTATGACGTGAGACTGCCCTTTTTGGCGCACTTCGATTTAATTCGCCGGAAGATACGCTACATTGTTTTGTTTCATCCAGGCCAGTTTGCTCTCAATCAGCCTGGTGATCGTCGGCTCCTCGATGCCGTGCAGAAGGACGTAGAGTCGCTGTGTTTCCAGCAGGTCATTGTAGGTCAGGTACGGGTAATCCGCCCTCCCGAAGCTGCCGTCCGGGAAATAGGCGTAGTGCAGGTCGCCGTTGGCCAAGATCCATTTGCTTCCCAGATTGATGACCCCCGCAAGCATGATGTCTGCCAGGTCCTTATCAGTAGGATTGCCAAATTGCAAATAGCTGGCATACAGGAAGTTGATTTCGGCGAGCTGGTGATTGAGGGACACATGGGTCTGCGCATCCCGGCCGACGGAGGCGT
Proteins encoded:
- a CDS encoding class I SAM-dependent methyltransferase; the protein is MSEWSTKAAEQWDQFASDWHSNSDTMWEKGSRRTILPFFERQVSPADGPILDAGCADGYASCKLATLGYNVEGVDIAGEMIRLANDRAKQAGLAIPFQTGDISRLPFADDTFAGVLSINVVEFTPSPLKAIRELRRVLIPGGVLVLGILGPTAGPRAHSYRRLYDEQTIQNTMMPWEAKQLATENGFQLLEEEPVYKEGVTPDIAGRLRVELREAVSFLTVFALQKVEA